A genomic window from Paucibacter sp. KCTC 42545 includes:
- a CDS encoding flavodoxin family protein, which produces MSKIVVVFHSGYGHTKKIAEAVAQGADASLAAIDAEGNLSEADWASLAAADGIIFGTPTYMGGPSWQFKKFADASSKVWFGQGWKDKMTAGFTNSASLNGDKFNTVQYLFTLSQQHGAVWVGAGVLPSNSKAATRDLPNSLGYSTGLLTSTPSDASVDEMVPGDLVNAHAFGQRVAAAVARWAK; this is translated from the coding sequence ATGAGCAAAATCGTTGTTGTGTTTCACAGTGGCTACGGCCACACCAAGAAGATCGCTGAAGCCGTGGCGCAGGGCGCCGATGCCAGCTTGGCGGCCATCGACGCAGAAGGCAATTTGAGCGAAGCGGACTGGGCCAGCCTGGCCGCCGCCGACGGCATCATCTTCGGCACGCCCACTTATATGGGTGGCCCGTCCTGGCAGTTCAAGAAGTTTGCCGACGCCTCCAGCAAGGTCTGGTTCGGCCAAGGCTGGAAGGACAAGATGACGGCCGGCTTCACCAACTCGGCTTCGCTCAACGGTGACAAGTTCAATACCGTGCAGTACTTGTTCACCCTGTCGCAGCAGCATGGTGCAGTCTGGGTTGGCGCGGGTGTGTTGCCCTCCAACAGCAAGGCCGCGACCCGCGACCTGCCCAATAGCCTGGGCTACAGCACCGGCTTGCTGACGAGCACACCTTCGGACGCTTCGGTGGACGAAATGGTGCCCGGTGACTTGGTCAATGCCCATGCCTTCGGCCAACGTGTGGCCGCGGCCGTGGCGCGCTGGGCGAAGTGA
- a CDS encoding LysR family transcriptional regulator, producing the protein MSHSLSQTPKSRALSPEALAMMDSIARNGSFAAAAREMGKVPSALTYSVRQLEDALDVLLFDRSSRQAVLTAAGQELLIEGRRLLGEMDAVANRVRRIATGWESELTIAVDDAIAKRALFDLIDAFYQLPCESATGERTAPPTRLKLRTEVLSGTWEALTSGQADLAIGTSSQPPTAGVQCELIGDLEMAFCVAPHHPLAKAAQPLTAEVIAAHRVITVADTARSLAPMTFNVMPGQDVLTMPSMAAKLEALLRGLGCGNLPATMVRRHLEAGRLVQMATDQGRRSFPSHYAWRSNANGGQAPGRALSWWLQQLASPTTRRALLEQHEGLIL; encoded by the coding sequence ATGTCCCACAGCCTTTCACAAACCCCCAAGAGCCGCGCCCTCTCGCCGGAAGCCTTGGCCATGATGGACAGCATCGCGCGAAACGGCAGCTTTGCGGCCGCCGCCCGCGAGATGGGCAAAGTGCCCTCGGCCCTGACCTATAGCGTGCGGCAGTTGGAAGACGCCCTGGATGTGCTGCTGTTCGACCGCAGCTCGCGCCAAGCGGTGCTGACCGCCGCGGGCCAGGAACTGCTGATCGAAGGCCGCCGCCTGCTCGGTGAAATGGACGCTGTGGCCAACCGGGTGCGCCGCATCGCCACCGGCTGGGAAAGCGAGCTGACCATTGCGGTGGATGACGCCATCGCCAAACGCGCCTTGTTCGACCTGATTGACGCCTTCTACCAACTGCCTTGCGAAAGCGCCACCGGCGAGCGCACCGCGCCGCCCACACGCCTGAAGCTGCGCACCGAGGTTTTGTCGGGCACCTGGGAGGCACTGACCTCCGGCCAGGCCGATCTGGCCATTGGCACCTCCTCGCAGCCACCCACCGCCGGCGTGCAGTGCGAGTTGATTGGTGATCTGGAAATGGCGTTTTGCGTCGCCCCCCATCACCCATTGGCCAAAGCCGCGCAGCCGCTGACGGCCGAGGTGATTGCGGCCCACCGCGTCATCACCGTGGCCGACACCGCGCGCAGCCTGGCGCCGATGACCTTCAACGTCATGCCGGGCCAAGATGTGCTGACCATGCCCAGCATGGCCGCCAAGCTCGAGGCGCTGCTGCGCGGCCTGGGCTGCGGCAATCTGCCCGCCACCATGGTGCGCCGCCATCTGGAAGCTGGCCGCTTGGTGCAGATGGCCACCGACCAGGGCCGGCGCAGCTTCCCCTCCCATTACGCCTGGCGCAGCAATGCCAATGGCGGCCAAGCCCCGGGCCGGGCGCTGAGCTGGTGGCTGCAACAGCTGGCCAGCCCCACTACCCGACGGGCGCTGCTGGAACAGCACGAAGGGCTGATTCTCTGA
- the gluQRS gene encoding tRNA glutamyl-Q(34) synthetase GluQRS: protein MPYVGRFAPSPTGPLHAGSLVAALASWLDARAHGGRWLLRIEDVDGPRCPPGAAELIQQQLSQCGLLADAPPLWQSQRGDLYAQALSRLQQAGWAYPCACTRAEIAQMQKQSPQRHGELVYPGRCRHGLQGRPARAWRLLSTADQQACQDLQIDWFDRRLGAQTQNLSQAVGDFVLKRADGLWAYQLAVVVDDAEQGITDVVRGQDLADNTPRQIRLQELLGLPRPRYLHTPLVLGENGEKLSKQNGAAALDLRDPAAALRTAAGHLGLQVHATELGDVLAQALNAWRGFMMPASPSLLPRDGSALKE, encoded by the coding sequence ATGCCCTACGTCGGCCGCTTTGCGCCCTCGCCCACCGGCCCCTTGCATGCCGGCTCCCTGGTCGCGGCGCTGGCCAGTTGGTTGGATGCGCGCGCCCACGGTGGGCGTTGGTTGCTGCGCATCGAGGATGTAGATGGCCCGCGCTGCCCACCCGGCGCCGCCGAGCTGATCCAGCAGCAGCTGAGCCAATGCGGCTTGTTGGCCGACGCGCCGCCACTGTGGCAATCGCAGCGCGGCGACTTGTATGCGCAAGCCCTGAGCCGCCTGCAGCAAGCCGGCTGGGCCTACCCCTGCGCCTGCACCCGGGCCGAGATCGCCCAGATGCAAAAGCAAAGCCCGCAGCGCCATGGCGAGCTGGTCTACCCCGGCCGCTGCCGCCACGGCCTGCAAGGCCGCCCGGCGCGCGCCTGGCGCTTGCTCAGCACGGCCGATCAGCAAGCCTGCCAGGATTTGCAGATTGACTGGTTCGACCGTCGCCTGGGCGCGCAAACCCAAAACCTGAGCCAGGCAGTGGGCGACTTCGTGCTCAAACGCGCCGACGGGCTCTGGGCCTACCAGCTGGCCGTGGTGGTGGACGATGCCGAGCAAGGCATCACCGATGTCGTGCGCGGCCAGGACCTGGCCGACAACACCCCGCGCCAGATCCGCCTGCAAGAGCTCTTGGGCCTGCCCCGGCCGCGCTATCTGCACACGCCTCTGGTGCTGGGCGAGAACGGCGAAAAGCTGTCCAAACAAAACGGCGCCGCCGCCCTGGATCTGCGTGACCCGGCCGCCGCCCTGCGCACCGCCGCCGGTCACTTGGGCCTGCAAGTGCACGCCACCGAGCTGGGCGATGTGCTGGCCCAGGCCCTCAATGCCTGGCGAGGATTTATGATGCCCGCCTCGCCATCCCTCCTTCCTCGGGATGGCTCCGCATTAAAGGAATAG
- a CDS encoding pirin family protein yields the protein MIELIKSSERGYADHGWLKSHHSFSFADYHHPRRMGFGALRVINEDRIAAGTGFGTHGHRDMEIISYVLAGELAHKDSMGNGQANAQGAGHADGVIRPGDVQRMSAGTGVMHSEFNHAKGQETHFLQIWIQPDQRGIKPSYEQKHFPVEQKRGALRLVASPDGAQGSVQINSDARLYAALVDGAEQLSLPLASGRLSYVHLVRGSLQVNGQSLSAGDAVQLSQEAEVQLSQGVDAEVLVFDLAA from the coding sequence ATGATCGAACTCATCAAATCATCTGAACGCGGCTACGCCGATCACGGCTGGCTGAAGTCGCACCACAGCTTTTCCTTCGCCGACTATCACCACCCCCGGCGCATGGGCTTCGGCGCTTTGCGTGTGATCAACGAAGACCGCATCGCGGCCGGCACCGGTTTTGGCACGCACGGTCACCGCGATATGGAAATCATCAGCTATGTGCTGGCCGGCGAGTTGGCGCACAAGGACAGCATGGGCAATGGCCAGGCGAATGCCCAAGGCGCAGGCCATGCCGACGGTGTGATCCGCCCCGGTGATGTGCAGCGCATGAGTGCCGGCACCGGCGTGATGCACAGCGAGTTCAACCACGCGAAAGGTCAGGAAACGCATTTCCTGCAAATCTGGATTCAGCCCGACCAGCGCGGCATCAAGCCCAGCTACGAGCAAAAGCACTTCCCTGTGGAGCAAAAACGTGGCGCGCTGCGCCTCGTGGCCTCACCGGACGGTGCCCAGGGCTCCGTGCAGATCAATAGCGATGCCCGCCTGTACGCCGCCTTGGTGGATGGCGCCGAGCAGCTGAGCCTGCCCTTGGCCTCCGGCCGCCTGAGCTATGTGCACCTGGTGCGCGGCAGCTTGCAAGTCAATGGCCAGAGCCTGAGCGCTGGTGATGCCGTGCAACTCAGCCAAGAAGCTGAAGTGCAACTGAGCCAGGGCGTTGACGCCGAGGTGCTGGTGTTCGACCTGGCAGCGTGA
- a CDS encoding DUF599 domain-containing protein, with translation MKALLTVLNFLPAVDWLALLVFFVGWIGYAAFAKRQSQFEGTLLAATNRERRRWMLQTTYREVRVIDGVVVQNLSTSPSFFASTTILIIGGLLASLGASEKATELVHELPFAARTSNLVFDLKLVLLIGIFVYAFFRFTWSMRQYTFGALLVAAAPSSEAFIEQNLSREDFADRAGRLMGMAAETFNDGLRAYYLAFAAIAWFFSPWAFMAGTLGVLFVLYQREFRSDVLAVLQSDEPRSQK, from the coding sequence ATGAAAGCATTGCTCACTGTCCTGAATTTTTTGCCCGCCGTTGACTGGCTGGCCCTGCTGGTGTTTTTTGTCGGCTGGATTGGCTACGCCGCATTTGCCAAGCGGCAGAGCCAGTTCGAAGGCACTTTGCTGGCCGCCACCAATCGGGAACGCCGCCGCTGGATGCTGCAAACCACCTACCGTGAGGTGCGGGTGATCGACGGCGTGGTGGTGCAGAACCTGTCCACCAGCCCTTCGTTTTTTGCCTCCACCACGATTCTGATCATCGGCGGCTTGCTGGCCAGTTTGGGCGCGAGTGAGAAGGCGACCGAGCTGGTGCATGAGCTGCCATTTGCGGCCCGCACCTCTAACCTGGTGTTCGACCTCAAGCTGGTGCTGTTGATCGGCATTTTTGTCTATGCCTTTTTTCGCTTCACCTGGAGCATGCGCCAGTACACCTTCGGCGCCTTGCTGGTGGCGGCTGCGCCGTCATCTGAGGCCTTCATCGAGCAAAACCTGTCCCGCGAAGATTTCGCCGACCGCGCCGGCCGCCTGATGGGCATGGCCGCCGAGACCTTCAATGACGGCCTGCGCGCTTACTACCTGGCCTTTGCCGCCATTGCCTGGTTCTTCTCGCCCTGGGCCTTCATGGCCGGCACCTTGGGCGTGCTCTTCGTGCTGTATCAGCGCGAGTTCCGCTCCGATGTGCTGGCGGTTTTGCAGAGCGACGAGCCGCGCAGCCAGAAATGA